The Petrocella atlantisensis genome has a window encoding:
- a CDS encoding exonuclease SbcCD subunit D encodes MKILHTGDWHIGKLVHGIHMTEDQKYLLDQLMDLIIQEKPDVMIVAGDIYDRSIPPVEAVEVLDSFLSEAVLTHKLKIIAIAGNHDSSNRVGFASRLLMDQGLHIHGNIRKVIVPIVIEDENGPVYFYPIPYGEPAIIREIYDDESIKDHETAMKRIISDIQANKPANGRHICIAHGFVMGAMEAETSESERPLSIGGSEYVDVRYFEGFDYVALGHLHKPQKVKHEHIRYAGSLLKYSFSEANQKKSMTMVDMDGSGSVTIKQISLNPLKDMRIIKGKLENLMDPKIYAGTNTKDYIMAILTDRGEIMDAIGKLRSIYPNILKIEREVFEREAGMMQTSAGHAFAKKSILELFGEFYENVSAEAFTDEKRDVIAGVMNALEQEGRAL; translated from the coding sequence ATGAAAATATTACATACAGGGGATTGGCATATCGGTAAATTGGTCCATGGGATTCATATGACAGAAGATCAAAAATATCTGCTTGACCAATTAATGGATTTAATAATACAAGAAAAACCGGATGTCATGATTGTTGCCGGAGATATATATGACCGTTCAATACCACCCGTTGAAGCGGTAGAGGTTCTAGATAGCTTTTTATCAGAGGCAGTCTTAACCCATAAGTTGAAAATCATTGCCATTGCAGGTAACCATGACAGCTCGAATCGTGTTGGGTTCGCTAGCCGACTTTTAATGGATCAAGGACTTCATATTCATGGAAATATCAGAAAAGTCATTGTGCCAATCGTAATAGAAGATGAGAATGGACCGGTTTATTTTTATCCGATTCCTTATGGAGAACCAGCCATAATTAGAGAAATCTATGACGATGAAAGCATTAAGGATCATGAAACGGCTATGAAAAGGATAATCTCAGATATACAGGCCAATAAACCTGCTAATGGTCGACATATTTGTATTGCTCATGGTTTTGTTATGGGTGCTATGGAAGCGGAAACGAGTGAGTCTGAAAGACCGTTATCTATTGGTGGATCTGAATATGTGGATGTACGCTATTTTGAAGGCTTTGATTACGTGGCGCTGGGCCATTTGCATAAGCCGCAAAAGGTCAAACATGAACATATTCGTTACGCTGGGTCCCTACTCAAATACTCATTTTCCGAAGCCAATCAGAAGAAATCCATGACTATGGTAGACATGGATGGTAGCGGTAGCGTTACCATAAAGCAAATCAGTTTAAACCCCTTAAAAGACATGAGAATCATTAAGGGCAAACTTGAAAATCTGATGGATCCTAAAATATATGCAGGTACGAATACAAAGGACTATATAATGGCAATATTAACAGACCGAGGGGAGATTATGGATGCGATTGGAAAGCTAAGATCCATATACCCAAATATCTTAAAAATTGAAAGAGAAGTTTTTGAAAGAGAAGCCGGTATGATGCAGACCTCAGCAGGGCATGCATTTGCAAAGAAAAGTATTTTGGAACTCTTCGGTGAGTTCTATGAAAATGTCTCTGCAGAAGCCTTCACAGATGAAAAGAGAGACGTAATTGCAGGTGTCATGAATGCATTGGAACAAGAGGGGAGGGCGTTATAA